The following coding sequences are from one Leishmania major strain Friedlin complete genome, chromosome 36 window:
- a CDS encoding putative nuclear lim interactor-interacting factor → MPRQRRRGASFRGVYCPDAFPLSLEESVTEAAEVFRRSPSITVSGEYLVPPKPTEIKNRLTVVLDLDETLIYARQGPLYVRPGIETLMRFLADHCETIVWTSSKHRYADAVVAQIDTCGAVCHTVYRHRRWFNGTSATKELRLLGRDLETTIIVENTPDCCRGYERNAVLVEDYEGGELADHTLHTLLALLRDLVERHEKEGITVPEYIATTPRLAQQNVLTDKGTAMQAYCLLGAEDECAAPYSTVSKYPRINRDHLASAFPRPAQQPSRIRPAGSLGIRRKHACQQRVVY, encoded by the coding sequence ATGCCACGCCAGCGCAGACGCGGTGCTAGCTTTCGGGGAGTCTACTGCCCCGATGCATTCCCTTTAAGTCTCGAGGAGTCTGTGACGGAGGCAGCAGAGGTGTTCCGTCGCTCCCCATCCATCACGGTGTCTGGAGAGTACCTTGTCCCTCCAAAGCCCACGGAGATCAAGAATCGCCTGACCGTCGTGCTCGACCTTGATGAAACGCTCATCTACGCGCGTCAAGGCCCACTCTACGTACGCCCTGGCATCGAGACGCTGATGCGCTTCCTCGCCGACCACTGCGAGACAATCGTATGGACATCCAGCAAGCACCGCTACGCAGACGCCGTCGTGGCGCAGATCGACAcgtgcggcgccgtctgccACACAGTGTaccgacaccgccgctggtTTAACGGCACATCGGCGACCAAGGAACTGCGCCTGCTCGGCCGGGACCTGGAGACGACGATCATCGTGGAGAACACCCCAgactgctgccgcggctacGAGAGAAACGCGGTGCTCGTCGAGGACTACGAGGGTGGCGAGCTGGCAGATCACACGCTCCACACGCTCCTAGCTCTGCTACGGGACCTCGTCGAGCGCCATGAAAAGGAGGGAATCACTGTGCCCGAGTACATCgccacgacgccgcgcctTGCGCAGCAGAATGTCTTGACGGACAAGGGCACCGCGATGCAGGCGTACTGCCTTCTCGGTGCCGAGGATGAATGTGCTGCGCCGTACTCGACGGTGTCAAAATACCCGCGCATCAACCGCGACCACTTGGCCAGTGCCTTTCCTCGCCCTGCGCAACAGCCGTCACGTATCCGACCAGCGGGCTCACTGGGCATCAGGCGCAAGCACGCCTGCCAACAACGAGTGGTGTACTAG